The Salvia miltiorrhiza cultivar Shanhuang (shh) chromosome 1, IMPLAD_Smil_shh, whole genome shotgun sequence genome has a window encoding:
- the LOC131005642 gene encoding dirigent protein 1-like has protein sequence MILFQKFNNPISTHSYKLTHMAKLNINYPILVVFTLLIATQVSPRKLGDEEDELRLDYICLHNQKLTKIHFYAHDLTGGPNGTVHELARAAVSTDELFSFGKMYVVDDALTAGPGRGSGDVGRSQGIFTSADMKTTAMAMNFNIVFTSGEYNGSTLSIAGRNQVQERQRLLAVVGGTGVFRFTRGHAVTAAYSTAVGEDSSLYLVIEYFIYTTFCPMM, from the exons ATGATcttatttcaaaaatttaataatcCAATCTCCACACATTCA tacaAACTCACACACATGGCAAAGCTGAATATTAATTATCCAATTTTGGTTGTTTTCACTTTGTTGATAGCCACACAAGTTAGCCCTAGAAAATTAggtgatgaagaagatgagctACGCCTCGATTACATCTGCCTTCACAATCAAAAGCTAACCAAAATCCACTTCTACGCCCACGACCTGACGGGGGGCCCGAACGGCACGGTGCACGAACTCGCACGCGCCGCCGTCTCCACGGACGAGCTGTTCTCGTTCGGGAAAATGTACGTGGTGGACGACGCGCTCACCGCCGGGCCCGGCCGCGGCTCGGGGGACGTGGGGAGGTCCCAGGGTATCTTTACCTCTGCCGACATGAAGACGACGGCGATGGCAATGAACTTCAACATCGTCTTCACGTCGGGGGAGTACAACGGGAGCACCCTCAGCATTGCTGGCCGGAATCAGGTGCAGGAGCGGCAGCGCCTCCTGGCTGTCGTCGGGGGAACCGGTGTGTTCCGGTTCACGCGAGGCCACGCCGTCACCGCCGCTTACTCAACCGCCGTCGGAGAGGATTCTTCGCTCTATCTTGTTATCGAATACTTTATTTACACCACCTTTTGTCCCATGATGTGA
- the LOC131012479 gene encoding dirigent protein 1-like — protein sequence MAKLNINYPILVVFTLLIATQVSPRKLCDEEDELRLDYICLHNQKLTKIHFYAQDLSGGPNGTVHELARAAVSTDEPFSYGKMYVVDDALTAGPGRGSGDVGRAQGIFTSADMKTTAMAMNFNIVFTSGEYNGSTLSIAGRNQVLDRQRRLAVVGGTGVFRFTRGHAVINAYSTTVGEDSSLYLVIEYFIYTTFCSM from the coding sequence ATGGCAAAGCTGAATATTAATTATCCAATTTTGGTTGTTTTCACTTTGTTGATAGCCACACAAGTTAGCCCTAGAAAATTAtgtgatgaagaagatgagctACGCCTCGATTACATCTGCCTTCACAATCAAAAGCTAACCAAAATCCACTTCTACGCCCAAGACCTGTCGGGGGGCCCGAACGGCACGGTGCACGAACTCGCACGCGCCGCCGTCTCCACGGACGAGCCGTTCTCGTACGGGAAAATGTACGTGGTGGACGACGCGCTCACCGCCGGGCCCGGCCGCGGCTCGGGGGACGTGGGGAGGGCCCAGGGTATCTTTACCTCCGCCGATATGAAGACGACGGCGATGGCGATGAACTTCAACATCGTCTTCACGTCGGGGGAGTACAACGGGAGCACCCTCAGCATTGCCGGCCGGAATCAGGTGCTGGACCGGCAGCGCCGCCTGGCCGTCGTCGGGGGAACCGGTGTGTTCCGGTTCACGCGAGGCCACGCCGTCATCAACGCTTACTCAACCACCGTCGGGGAGGATTCTTCGCTCTATCTTGTTATCGAATACTTTATTTACACCACCTTTTGTTCCATGTGA